One Octopus sinensis linkage group LG11, ASM634580v1, whole genome shotgun sequence genomic window carries:
- the LOC115217466 gene encoding protein dispatched homolog 1-like, with the protein MANCYSRLLVHHPYAVLTMITVFGTAALLISCFFSKGFDFEQPRAGFETRGTEISNRVIAFGNLQTASETSLSLAPSLDRDKFRFGVQSKPSRKKNSKAKKHRKNNKSKKKKKKRKKKKKKKKRNRNKKRKRKKKKNSMNNSSSSSSNNNNKKMKRKRMRKNKGKSEKARMRKQSRKQQKRRRNKIRQQLQNVTTGYFCDDLDEKYARIVFETCEGCTLFSLENIQAMCRLEERVIYSTPLFKYLSIDDSRECRSWSIGNYISLLSNKSSCNTLESQDVTLVLDMLQECAEFYRNYSLSSYCYDCVGVPDFCKQHDAVYHILHYLTDIEFTSINPEYLPSLKYAVSFLPIIRNPATDVFFEHIERQNLQEDNVELIGANFGIKEILFRKYLWSDSVWLIITAVSIFLAIWFYSLSLFITFMTFLAIFWSLVFAYFFYIFVLGIEFFPYMNMVTIMIMVGIGADDTFIYCRIWNRTKAEKTAKDLEEMVITTLRHAVMSMLVSSLTTAAAFLANAISDIIAIRCFSIYVGISVMCNFFFMVTWMPATIVLHENHCSKVHCTGIITKMHFFSCKRLTKGCKFVSIISQKFFKEFLPNQIVKHPYILLLFFGMVGIASAVIVFIYPGVKLPTKEKFQYFSSNHLLEVYDIKLWNHFWFEKAEIDAFPLMPITVVWGIMPKDNGHILNPYDHGTLEFDNEFSLESAAAQTWLMDFCSRVRQQPFYQNIPGYAITNCFFENFRHYMSTPCIGKHRKLQGCCNITEFPYSAELLKRCLEIYIPILMDTPYIGPYYTSYHLPGPRFQDKRMRAFFVEFSSTTPFTYAYENLYAFYNEINEWVQNEIKAAPPELSRGWFVSYLQFFDLQGSILHGLPIAMALSLSVAGAVIFLTTLNVLLSIYAMFSVIFTILTTVALLILLGWELNILESVVITVAIGMSIDFTLHYSVAYRLSAHSERSARVISSISSIGSAVAMASFTTFIAGLLMLPATVLVFRQFGIFLMIIISSSWLYATFFFQPLLCVLGPTGDFGQFYWPKFRCCLKSSPESEPSSLNEKQDDRNIELNVLKDNGDNTDNPEL; encoded by the exons ATGGCCAACTG cTACTCCCGTCTGCTGGTGCACCATCCTTATGCTGTGCTGACAATGATAACTGTATTTGGAACTGCAGCTTTACTGATCTCTTGTTTCTTCAGTAAAGGTTTTGACTTTGAGCAACCTCGAGCT GGATTTGAAACTCGAGGGACAGAAATAAGCAACAGAGTCATTGCCTTTGGTAATCTGCAGACTGCTAGTGAGACTTCCCTGTCACTGGCACCTTCTTTGGACAGGGACAAATTCAGATTTGGTGTACAGAGCAAACCTTCGAGAAAGAAGAACAGCAAGGCCAAAAAGCATCGGAAGAATAAcaaaagcaagaagaagaagaagaagaggaaaaagaagaaaaagaagaaaaaacggaacagaaacaagaagaggaagaggaagaagaaaaagaacagcatgaataacagcagcagcagcagcagcaacaataacaacaagaaaatgaagaggaaaagaatgagaaaaaacaaAGGCAAAAGTGAAAAAGCAAGGATGAGAAAGCAGAGCAGGAAACAGCaaaagagaaggagaaataaaatacgtCAACAGCTTCAGAATGTTACAACTGGTTACTTCTGTGATGATCTTG ATGAAAAATATGCCCGTATAGTTTTTGAGACATGTGAAGGTTGCACCTTATTTTCCTTGGAGAATATCCAAGCAATGTGCCGATTGGAGGAAAGAGTTATCTATTCAACTCCTTTATTTAAATACCTTTCCATTGATGATTCCAGAGAGTGTCGAAGCTGGTCAATTGGTAACTACATAAGCCTATTGAGCAACAAATCTTCCTGCAACACTTTGGAATCACAAGATGTAACTCTTGTTTTGGATATGCTGCAAGAATGTGCTGAGTTTTATCGTAATTATTCCTTGAGTTCATACTGTTACGACTGTGTTGGTGTTCCTGATTTCTGTAAGCAACACGATGCTGTTTACCACATTCTTCATTACCTCACAGACATTGAGTTTACATCTATTAATCCAGAATATCTACCATCTTTGAAATACGCCGTTTCTTTTCTACCAATCATCCGTAATCCTGCAACTGATGTTTTCTTTGAGCACATTGAGCGACAAAACCTCCAAGAAGACAATGTAGAATTGATAGGAGCTAATTTTGGAATCAAAGAGATTCTATTTAGAAAATATCTTTGGTCTGATAGTGTTTGGCTTATCATAACAGCTGTTAGCATTTTTCTGGCAATATGGTTCTATTCGTTGTCCCTTTTCATCACATTTATGACGTTCCTGGCAATATTCTGGTCGCTTGTTTTTGCGTACTTTTTCTACATATTTGTTCTTGGAATCGAGTTCTTCCCATATATGAATATGGTCACCATCATGATAATGGTTGGAATCGGTGCTGATGATACATTCATCTACTGCAGAATTTGGAATCGAACAAAAGCTGAGAAGACTGCCAAAGATCTTGAGGAAATGGTTATCACTACTCTCAGACATGCCGTTATGTCAATGCTCGTATCAAGCTTAACAACTGCCGCTGCTTTCCTTGCCAACGCCATTAGTGACATCATTGCAATTCGTTGTTTTAGTATTTATGTTGGAATATCAGTGAtgtgtaatttctttttcatgGTTACTTGGATGCCTGCGACTATTGTTCTCCATGAGAACCATTGCTCAAAAGTTCATTGTACAGGAATCATTACCAAAATGCATTTCTTCTCATGCAAACGACTGACTAAAGGATGTAAATTCGTATCAATCATttctcaaaaattttttaaagaatttctacCAAATCAAATTGTCAAGCATCCttatattttgttgcttttttttggaatggttggcatAGCCTCAGCTGTTATTGTTTTCATCTACCCTGGAGTAAAATTACCAACCAAAGAAAAATTCCAGTACTTTTCTTCCAACCACCTCCTGGAAGTTTATGACATCAAACTGTGGAATCATTTTTGGTTTGAGAAAGCAGAAATAGATGCATTTCCTCTCATGCCCATCACTGTCGTTTGGGGAATAATGCCCAAAGACAATGGTCATATCTTGAACCCTTATGACCATGGAACATTAGAATTCGACAATGAGTTCAGTTTAGAATCAGCAGCTGCCCAAACTTGGTTGATGGATTTCTGTAGTAGAGTACGTCAGCAACCATTTTACCAGAATATTCCTGGTTATGCCATAACTAATTGCTTCTTTGAAAACTTCCGACATTATATGAGTACACCATGTATTGGTAAACATCGCAAACTGCAAGGCTGTTGTAATATCACTGAATTCCCTTACAGTGCTGAACTCCTGAAGAGATGCTTAGAAATCTACATCCCCATACTGATGGATACCCCTTATATTGGCCCCTATTATACCAGTTATCATCTTCCGGGACCAAGGTTTCAGGACAAACGCATGCGTGCTTTTTTTGTGGAGTTTAGTAGCACGACTCCTTTTACATATGCTTATGAAAACCTTTATGCCTTTTacaatgaaattaatgaatgggTGCAGAACGAGATAAAAGCTGCCCCACCTGAACTCTCCCGGGGTTGGTTTGTCAGTTACTTACAGTTCTTTGATCTACAAGGTAGCATCCTGCATGGCCTACCGATTGCTATGGCCCTGTCCCTAAGTGTAGCTGGAGCTGTGATATTTCTGACAACCCTTAATGTACTTCTGAGTATATATGCCatgttttcagtcattttcacCATTCTCACTACTGTTGCTCTTCTCATTCTTCTCGGCTGGGAGCTGAACATTCTAGAGTCTGTAGTCATCACCGTGGCTATTGGTATGTCAATTGACTTCACCCTTCATTACAGTGTAGCTTATCGACTGTCAGCTCACAGCGAGAGGAGCGCTCGTGTCATCTCATCCATCAGCTCCATTGGATCTGCCGTTGCTATGGCATCCTTCACAACATTTATTGCTGGTTTGCTTATGCTCCCGGCAACCGTTTTGGTCTTTAGACAGTTTGGAATCTTTCTCATGATCATCATATCTAGCAGTTGGTTATATGCCACTTTCTTTTTTCAGCCATTATTATGTGTACTCGGACCAACTGGAGATTTCGGTCAATTTTATTGGCCCAAGTTTAGATGCTGCTTAAAATCCTCTCCGGAATCAGAACCTTCATCTTTGAATGAAAAGCAAGATGACAGAAACATTGAATTAAATGTTCTCAAAGATAATGGTGATAACACAGACAATCCtgaattgtaa